A DNA window from Thiobacillus denitrificans ATCC 25259 contains the following coding sequences:
- the trpB gene encoding tryptophan synthase subunit beta, with translation MKLTDLPDSRGHFGPYGGIFVSETLMAALDALRVEYDAACRDPGFMAEFEYELKHYVGRPSPVYHARRLSEEYGGAQIYLKREDLNHTGAHKINNTIGQALLARRMGKKRVIAETGAGQHGVASATVAARYGMECVVYMGAEDVARQAPNVFRMKLLGATVVPVSSGSKTLKDALNEAMRDWVTNVESTFYILGTAAGPHPYPMLVRDFQCVIGRECIAQMPELVGRQPDAVVACVGGGSNAIGIFHPYIPHENVRLIGVEAGGSGVASGKHAAPLTAGTPGVLHGFRSYLMQDENGQIIETHSVSAGLDYPGVGPEHSYLKDAGRAEYVPINDDEALAAFHDLCRFEGIIPALESSHAVAQAKKLAPTMKKDQVILVNLSGRGDKDINTVAKAAGITL, from the coding sequence ATGAAGCTGACTGACCTTCCCGATTCCCGCGGCCACTTCGGTCCCTACGGCGGCATTTTCGTTTCCGAAACGCTGATGGCCGCGCTCGACGCGCTGCGTGTCGAATACGACGCGGCGTGCCGGGACCCCGGCTTCATGGCCGAATTCGAGTACGAACTCAAGCACTACGTCGGGCGGCCGAGCCCGGTCTACCACGCCCGGCGGCTTTCGGAGGAATACGGCGGCGCGCAGATCTACCTCAAGCGCGAGGATCTCAACCACACCGGCGCGCACAAGATCAACAACACGATCGGCCAGGCGCTGCTCGCGCGCCGCATGGGCAAGAAGCGCGTCATCGCCGAGACCGGCGCGGGCCAGCACGGCGTCGCGTCGGCGACCGTCGCCGCGCGCTACGGCATGGAATGCGTTGTCTACATGGGCGCCGAAGACGTCGCGCGACAGGCCCCCAACGTCTTTCGTATGAAGCTCCTCGGCGCGACCGTCGTGCCCGTGTCGTCGGGTTCGAAGACGCTGAAGGACGCGCTGAACGAAGCGATGCGCGACTGGGTGACGAACGTCGAGTCGACCTTCTACATCCTCGGCACCGCGGCCGGCCCGCATCCCTACCCGATGCTCGTGCGCGACTTCCAGTGCGTGATCGGGCGCGAATGCATCGCGCAGATGCCCGAGCTCGTCGGACGCCAGCCCGACGCGGTCGTCGCCTGCGTCGGCGGCGGCTCGAACGCGATCGGAATTTTCCATCCCTACATTCCCCATGAGAACGTGCGCCTGATCGGTGTCGAAGCCGGCGGTTCGGGGGTCGCGAGCGGCAAGCACGCTGCGCCGCTGACCGCCGGCACGCCCGGGGTGTTGCACGGCTTTCGCAGCTACCTGATGCAGGACGAGAACGGCCAGATCATCGAGACCCATTCGGTCTCGGCCGGCCTCGACTATCCGGGCGTCGGCCCCGAGCACAGCTATCTCAAGGACGCCGGTCGCGCCGAATACGTGCCGATCAACGACGACGAAGCGCTCGCCGCCTTCCACGATCTGTGCCGCTTCGAGGGCATCATCCCCGCGCTCGAGTCGAGCCACGCGGTGGCGCAGGCGAAGAAACTCGCGCCGACGATGAAGAAGGACCAGGTCATTCTGGTGAACCTCTCGGGGCGCGGCGACAAGGACATCAACACCGTGGCGAAGGCGGCGGGCATCACGCTCTGA
- the trpA gene encoding tryptophan synthase subunit alpha has translation MSRIGQTFTALKAQNRKALISFITAGDPGKGLTVPLMHALVDAGTDIIELGVPFSDPMADGPVIQRASERALANKVGLKDVLAMTAEFRKVNTSTPVVLMGYANPFEHMGYETFAEAAKTAGVDGVLTVDIPPEESLGVSDVFKAHDLDPIFLLSPTTPESRVAQVAAVAGGFIYYVSLKGVTGSANLDTEEVARKVAMVRKHCDLPVGVGFGIRDAATAEAVARIADAVVVGSRIVNEIETAPEGECGARVKHLVADLRRGVDAASKQTENK, from the coding sequence ATGAGCCGCATCGGCCAGACGTTCACCGCGCTCAAGGCGCAAAACAGGAAAGCCCTGATTTCCTTCATCACGGCCGGCGATCCCGGCAAGGGTCTGACCGTGCCGCTCATGCATGCGCTCGTCGACGCCGGCACCGACATCATCGAGCTCGGCGTGCCGTTTTCCGACCCCATGGCCGACGGTCCGGTGATCCAGCGCGCGTCGGAACGGGCGCTCGCGAACAAGGTCGGGCTCAAGGACGTGCTGGCGATGACCGCCGAGTTCCGCAAGGTCAACACCAGCACGCCCGTCGTCCTGATGGGTTACGCCAACCCGTTTGAGCACATGGGTTACGAGACCTTTGCCGAGGCCGCGAAGACCGCGGGCGTCGACGGTGTGCTGACCGTCGACATTCCGCCCGAGGAATCGCTCGGCGTGTCCGACGTGTTCAAGGCCCACGACCTGGACCCGATTTTCCTGCTGTCGCCGACCACGCCCGAGTCGCGTGTTGCGCAGGTAGCCGCGGTCGCCGGCGGCTTCATCTATTACGTGTCGCTCAAGGGGGTGACCGGCTCGGCCAACCTCGACACCGAGGAGGTCGCGCGCAAGGTGGCGATGGTGCGTAAGCATTGTGACTTGCCGGTCGGCGTCGGTTTCGGCATCCGCGACGCGGCCACTGCCGAAGCCGTCGCGCGCATTGCCGATGCGGTCGTGGTGGGGAGCCGCATTGTCAACGAGATCGAGACCGCGCCCGAGGGAGAATGCGGCGCGCGGGTCAAGCATCTGGTCGCCGACCTGCGCCGCGGCGTCGACGCCGCATCGAAGCAAACGGAGAATAAATAA
- the accD gene encoding acetyl-CoA carboxylase, carboxyltransferase subunit beta, which yields MSWFQKILPPKIKRRAQTSKTMPEGLWSKCPACNEVLYRADLESNLEVCPKCGHHHRIGARARLAMLLDGEGQHEIGAHVTPLDPLKFKDSKKYPDRLKEAQTGTSETDALVVIGGSVKAVPVVAAAFEFKFMGGSMGSVVGERFVQGVEAAIESNSAFVCFSASGGARMQEGLFSLMQMAKTSAALTQLSRNRLPFVSVLTDPTMGGVSASFAMLGDLIVAEPNALIGFAGPRVIEQTVRETLPEGFQRAEFLQEKGAVDRIIDRRQMRDDLAATLAIMMGRPALAA from the coding sequence ATGAGCTGGTTCCAGAAAATCCTGCCGCCCAAGATCAAGCGTCGCGCGCAGACGTCGAAGACCATGCCCGAGGGCCTGTGGTCGAAGTGCCCGGCGTGCAACGAGGTGCTCTACCGCGCCGACCTCGAAAGCAACCTCGAGGTCTGTCCGAAGTGCGGCCATCACCACCGCATCGGCGCGCGAGCGCGGCTCGCGATGCTGCTCGACGGCGAGGGCCAGCACGAGATCGGCGCCCACGTCACGCCGCTCGACCCGCTCAAATTCAAGGACAGCAAGAAATACCCCGATCGCCTCAAAGAGGCGCAAACCGGAACCTCGGAAACCGACGCGCTCGTCGTGATCGGCGGCAGCGTCAAGGCCGTGCCGGTCGTCGCGGCGGCCTTCGAATTCAAGTTCATGGGCGGTTCGATGGGTTCGGTCGTCGGCGAGCGTTTCGTCCAGGGCGTCGAGGCCGCGATCGAGTCGAACTCGGCCTTCGTCTGCTTCTCGGCGAGCGGTGGCGCTCGCATGCAGGAGGGCCTGTTCTCGCTGATGCAGATGGCCAAGACCTCGGCCGCGCTGACCCAGTTGTCGCGCAACCGGCTGCCCTTCGTTTCGGTGCTGACCGACCCGACGATGGGTGGCGTTTCCGCCAGCTTCGCGATGCTCGGCGACCTGATCGTCGCCGAGCCGAACGCGCTGATCGGCTTTGCCGGTCCGCGCGTGATCGAGCAGACCGTGCGCGAGACCCTGCCCGAGGGCTTCCAGCGTGCCGAATTCCTGCAGGAGAAGGGCGCGGTCGATCGCATCATTGACCGCCGCCAGATGCGCGACGACCTGGCTGCCACGCTTGCGATCATGATGGGACGCCCGGCGCTTGCCGCCTAG
- a CDS encoding FimV/HubP family polar landmark protein: protein MKLKRFTTQLAAAGLVALPLMAHAAGLGKLSVTSALGQPLAAEIELFAADKAELDSISATLASDQAYRDARVDFSPVLSTLRFSVEKKPGGKAVLKVTSSRPVNDPFIDMLVELSWASGRLVREYTMLLDPPGMASPQTVAPVAVTPAQSPARAAPAPVAPPAAQPPAAADAPVSEPPAATATATPAPKSTAPQDTAPTRVKVKRGDTLIGIAQRVRPDSVSLEQTLVGLYRENTHAFVGNMNRLKAGRTLAVPTAEAVAAIPQKEAVRELKLQAADWNAYRQKLAASVSGTAPTEPAAGQASSGKVTSKVEDKAAAAAADKKDVLKLSKVAPADSAANKGEASALQEKLRAQEEDAIARQKALAESDQRVALLEKQIQDMQKLADMKAQAQAPAEPEPSAASAATPEPAAAPAEPAKPAPVAPAVAAPPAAPASAENWFEPLLANPLYWGGSLAAVGLGGVLWWMMAGGRRRKTGTTGLEDSLITGGDVRPDTVLGSAAGGSVNTGDTSFLTDFSQAGLGTIDTHDVDPIAEAEVYMAYGRDAQAEEILKEAIAKNPDRHEVRVKLLEIYAARRNTAAFEAAAGELYAALGSKSSPLWDKACEMGRGIDPTNPLYGGVQSSAAPAAAAATFAATPAVAGGAVGFDTERVVDAGNAISAETAHSTAVETERPQAVDAAVAAVASPVLDFESAGQAPAFERRAGGGGAAVTADADETAADDGLLDLEGLSFDLPALDTSASTDDTLNVGLGLEDDKPADGKFDFSGLDLDLGDGSNDVELDEVGTKLDLARAYVEMGDKEGAREILNEVVTEGNDSQKADAKGMLGALG from the coding sequence ATGAAATTGAAGCGCTTCACCACCCAGCTGGCCGCCGCCGGGCTTGTCGCCCTGCCGTTGATGGCGCACGCCGCCGGGTTGGGCAAGCTCTCGGTCACCTCGGCGCTCGGTCAGCCTCTGGCAGCCGAGATCGAGCTGTTCGCCGCCGACAAGGCCGAGCTCGACAGCATCTCCGCCACCCTTGCATCGGATCAGGCTTACCGCGATGCACGCGTCGATTTCTCCCCGGTGTTGTCGACACTGCGTTTCTCGGTCGAGAAGAAGCCCGGCGGCAAGGCCGTGCTCAAAGTCACGTCGAGCCGACCGGTCAACGACCCGTTCATCGACATGCTGGTCGAACTGAGCTGGGCGTCCGGCCGTCTGGTGCGCGAATACACGATGCTCCTCGACCCGCCCGGCATGGCGAGCCCGCAGACCGTCGCGCCCGTGGCTGTCACGCCGGCCCAATCTCCGGCGCGCGCGGCCCCGGCTCCGGTCGCGCCGCCCGCTGCGCAACCGCCCGCCGCGGCTGACGCCCCCGTTTCCGAGCCGCCGGCGGCGACGGCCACCGCGACGCCCGCACCGAAGTCGACGGCACCGCAGGACACCGCACCCACGCGCGTCAAGGTCAAGCGCGGCGACACACTGATCGGCATCGCCCAGCGCGTGCGCCCCGACAGCGTCAGCCTCGAACAGACGCTCGTCGGCCTCTATCGCGAGAACACGCACGCTTTCGTCGGCAACATGAACCGCCTCAAGGCGGGCCGCACCTTGGCCGTACCGACGGCAGAGGCCGTTGCGGCGATTCCGCAGAAAGAAGCAGTGCGTGAACTCAAGCTGCAGGCTGCCGACTGGAACGCCTACCGTCAGAAACTCGCGGCTTCCGTGAGCGGAACCGCCCCGACCGAGCCCGCGGCAGGTCAGGCGAGCAGCGGCAAGGTCACGTCCAAAGTCGAAGACAAGGCGGCGGCCGCGGCGGCAGACAAGAAAGACGTGCTCAAGCTGTCCAAGGTCGCGCCGGCCGATAGCGCTGCGAACAAGGGCGAGGCCAGTGCGCTGCAGGAGAAGCTCCGCGCCCAGGAAGAGGACGCGATCGCGCGACAGAAGGCGCTCGCAGAATCCGACCAGCGCGTCGCGCTGCTGGAAAAGCAGATTCAGGACATGCAGAAGCTGGCCGACATGAAAGCGCAGGCCCAAGCACCGGCCGAGCCCGAGCCGAGCGCCGCGTCCGCCGCTACCCCTGAGCCGGCCGCTGCGCCCGCAGAGCCGGCGAAGCCAGCGCCGGTTGCTCCTGCCGTCGCCGCGCCACCCGCGGCACCGGCGTCCGCCGAAAACTGGTTCGAGCCGCTGCTCGCCAACCCGCTTTACTGGGGCGGTAGCCTCGCCGCGGTGGGCCTGGGTGGCGTCCTGTGGTGGATGATGGCCGGCGGACGGCGGCGCAAGACCGGCACGACGGGGCTCGAAGACAGCCTCATCACCGGCGGCGACGTGCGGCCCGACACCGTGCTCGGTTCTGCCGCGGGCGGCAGCGTCAATACCGGTGACACCTCCTTCCTCACCGACTTCAGCCAGGCCGGGCTCGGCACGATCGACACCCACGACGTCGACCCGATCGCCGAAGCCGAGGTCTACATGGCGTACGGCCGTGACGCGCAGGCCGAGGAAATCCTCAAGGAAGCGATCGCCAAGAACCCCGATCGCCACGAGGTGCGGGTGAAACTGCTCGAAATCTATGCCGCGCGCCGCAATACCGCCGCGTTCGAGGCAGCCGCGGGCGAGCTCTACGCGGCGCTCGGCAGCAAGTCCAGCCCGCTCTGGGACAAGGCCTGCGAGATGGGACGCGGGATCGACCCGACTAACCCTCTGTACGGGGGTGTCCAGTCGAGCGCGGCGCCTGCAGCCGCCGCGGCGACATTCGCTGCGACGCCGGCGGTCGCCGGCGGGGCGGTGGGCTTCGATACCGAGCGCGTCGTCGATGCGGGAAATGCAATCTCCGCGGAAACGGCGCACTCCACCGCGGTGGAGACCGAGCGCCCGCAGGCCGTCGACGCGGCCGTGGCGGCCGTGGCAAGTCCGGTGCTCGACTTCGAGTCGGCCGGGCAGGCGCCCGCATTCGAGCGCCGCGCGGGGGGCGGCGGCGCCGCGGTTACGGCGGACGCTGACGAGACCGCGGCGGACGACGGCCTCCTCGACCTCGAGGGGCTGAGCTTCGATCTGCCCGCGCTGGATACGTCCGCATCGACGGATGACACGCTCAACGTCGGCCTCGGTCTCGAAGACGACAAGCCGGCCGACGGTAAATTCGATTTCAGCGGCCTCGATCTCGATCTCGGCGATGGCAGCAACGACGTCGAGCTCGACGAAGTCGGCACCAAGCTCGACCTCGCACGCGCCTATGTGGAAATGGGCGACAAGGAAGGGGCGCGCGAAATCCTCAACGAAGTGGTGACCGAAGGCAACGACAGCCAGAAGGCCGACGCGAAAGGCATGCTGGGCGCACTTGGCTAA
- the truA gene encoding tRNA pseudouridine(38-40) synthase TruA, with protein sequence MRIAVGLEYRGVGFCGWQSQPQACGVQDAVEKAVSAIAGEAITVTAAGRTDTGVHAALQIVHFDTTSVRPLTAWVRGVNSHLPAGVAVLWAREVDAEFHARFAAFERGYRYVLLNHPVRPGLNAGLVGWHHRPLDVACMNRAASPLIGRHDFSAFRAAECQARSPVKELRRALIERRGDYLLCDFRADGFLHHMVRNLMGCLVQIGAGGRPPEWLHEVLAGRDRTRAAPTFEAAGLYLTHIRYPARFALPESSERWPFA encoded by the coding sequence ATGCGGATCGCGGTGGGTCTCGAATATCGTGGCGTCGGTTTCTGCGGCTGGCAGTCGCAGCCGCAAGCCTGCGGCGTCCAGGACGCCGTGGAAAAAGCCGTGTCGGCGATCGCCGGCGAGGCGATCACGGTCACCGCCGCCGGCCGCACCGACACCGGCGTGCATGCGGCCTTGCAGATCGTGCACTTCGACACGACCTCGGTCCGCCCGCTGACCGCGTGGGTGCGCGGCGTCAACAGCCATCTTCCCGCGGGCGTCGCCGTGTTGTGGGCGCGCGAAGTCGATGCGGAATTCCATGCACGGTTTGCCGCTTTCGAGCGCGGCTATCGCTACGTGCTGCTCAACCATCCGGTGCGCCCCGGCCTCAACGCCGGGCTCGTCGGCTGGCATCACCGGCCGCTCGACGTGGCGTGCATGAATCGGGCGGCGTCGCCGTTGATCGGACGGCACGACTTTTCCGCGTTCCGCGCAGCCGAGTGCCAGGCCCGCTCGCCGGTCAAGGAGTTGCGCCGCGCGCTGATCGAGCGGCGCGGCGATTACCTGCTGTGCGATTTCCGCGCGGACGGTTTTCTGCACCACATGGTGCGAAACCTCATGGGCTGTCTGGTCCAGATCGGTGCCGGCGGCCGCCCGCCCGAGTGGCTGCACGAGGTGCTGGCCGGGCGCGACCGCACGCGTGCCGCGCCGACCTTCGAGGCGGCAGGACTGTACCTCACGCACATCCGGTATCCTGCGCGCTTTGCCCTGCCGGAAAGCTCCGAACGATGGCCGTTCGCGTAA
- a CDS encoding SPOR domain-containing protein: protein MPPPSSSENELRRRARRRLIGAVALTLVAVIALPLLLEDEPPPASSLAVRMATPLPDSETSAQPAPAVDPPAQTRGTEQAEPSTPARADPDPALPASKPQSAAPEVHPAAPTAKPKAPAQTAVAKPAPAPPPQKTPTSTTAAAEVFVVQLAALADVEKAGALKARATLAGLPAYTDTVGTLTRVRVGPYASREAAANAAQTLAQNGMKGQVLAK, encoded by the coding sequence ATGCCGCCACCCAGCAGTAGTGAAAATGAGCTCAGGCGCCGCGCCCGCCGGCGGCTGATCGGCGCGGTCGCGCTGACGCTCGTCGCGGTCATCGCGCTGCCGCTGCTGCTCGAAGACGAACCGCCGCCCGCCAGTTCGCTCGCCGTGCGCATGGCGACCCCCTTACCTGATAGCGAAACGTCTGCGCAGCCGGCTCCGGCGGTCGATCCGCCTGCGCAGACCCGCGGGACGGAGCAAGCCGAGCCGTCGACCCCGGCGCGGGCCGATCCCGATCCCGCCCTCCCTGCATCCAAGCCCCAATCCGCTGCCCCCGAGGTTCATCCGGCCGCGCCCACCGCCAAACCCAAGGCGCCCGCCCAGACGGCCGTGGCAAAGCCGGCTCCGGCTCCCCCCCCGCAAAAAACCCCGACATCCACGACTGCCGCGGCCGAAGTGTTCGTCGTGCAACTCGCCGCCCTGGCCGACGTCGAAAAGGCAGGCGCCCTCAAGGCGCGTGCGACGCTGGCGGGGCTGCCGGCCTACACCGACACCGTCGGCACGCTGACCCGCGTTCGCGTCGGCCCTTACGCGTCGCGCGAGGCCGCGGCCAACGCGGCGCAGACGCTCGCGCAGAACGGAATGAAAGGGCAGGTGCTCGCCAAGTGA
- a CDS encoding CvpA family protein: MSLLDLIVVLVLLLAVVRGLMRGLVDTLFSLAAWILAFIAGRWGAVALAPMLPIGIENPAIRYFAGFAVIFLVVLIGVLLLGHALASLVKAAGLGSADTVLGGVLGLAKGLVILVGLTLAAGLTSLPRTDFWKQAMLSGTLQSMAQSALPLVPASVAKYVRFE, translated from the coding sequence GTGAGCCTGCTCGACCTGATCGTGGTGCTCGTGCTGCTGCTGGCCGTCGTGCGCGGCCTGATGCGCGGTCTGGTCGACACGCTGTTTTCGCTTGCCGCATGGATACTCGCCTTCATCGCGGGCAGATGGGGCGCGGTGGCGCTGGCGCCGATGCTGCCGATCGGGATCGAGAACCCGGCGATTCGTTATTTCGCGGGCTTCGCGGTCATCTTTCTGGTCGTCCTGATCGGCGTGCTGCTGCTCGGCCATGCGCTCGCCTCGCTCGTCAAGGCGGCGGGCCTCGGCAGTGCCGACACCGTGCTCGGCGGCGTGCTGGGTCTGGCGAAGGGCCTCGTCATCCTGGTCGGGCTCACGCTGGCGGCGGGCCTCACGTCGCTGCCGCGTACGGACTTCTGGAAGCAGGCCATGCTCTCGGGCACCCTGCAGTCGATGGCGCAGAGCGCCCTGCCGCTGGTGCCGGCAAGCGTCGCGAAATACGTTCGCTTTGAATAA
- the folC gene encoding bifunctional tetrahydrofolate synthase/dihydrofolate synthase yields the protein MPPSASLAAWLARLETLHPSAIELGLERVRRVKDAMGLAPDFPLIVVGGTNGKGSTCAYLEAVFGAAGYKTGLYTSPHLLRYNERVRIAGKEVDDADLVAAFEAVDRARGDVALTYFEFGTLAAMAQFVAAKVDVAILEVGLGGRLDAVNVFDADAAIVTSVDLDHMDYLGDTREQIGFEKAGIYRAGRPAVCADPEPPASLLAHAGKVGADLRRLGRDFSAARAGERWTYHSRALSWPDLPLPAMAGPCQLRNAAGALAVLEALQARLPTSSEAIRRGVAEARVAGRFQRIGRRPEVIVDVAHNPEAARALASTLREQPISGRTLAVVGMLADKDAGAVVAALADGVDAWWTCTPDSPRARDASSLAAVLHAHGVRSVNVQPGVKAALAAARSAAGEDDRILVFGSFYTVAAVLDHAATQQ from the coding sequence TTGCCGCCTAGCGCATCGCTCGCCGCTTGGCTCGCCCGGCTCGAGACGCTGCATCCCAGCGCCATCGAACTGGGCCTCGAACGCGTCCGACGCGTCAAGGACGCGATGGGATTGGCACCCGACTTCCCGCTCATCGTCGTCGGCGGCACCAACGGCAAGGGCTCGACCTGCGCCTATCTCGAGGCGGTTTTCGGCGCCGCCGGCTACAAGACCGGTCTCTATACCTCGCCCCACCTGCTGCGCTACAACGAGCGCGTCCGCATCGCGGGCAAGGAGGTCGACGACGCCGATCTGGTCGCCGCGTTTGAGGCCGTCGACCGGGCGCGCGGCGACGTCGCGCTGACCTATTTCGAATTCGGCACGCTTGCCGCTATGGCACAGTTCGTCGCCGCCAAGGTCGACGTCGCGATCCTCGAAGTCGGCCTTGGTGGACGCCTCGACGCGGTCAACGTGTTCGACGCCGACGCCGCGATCGTGACCAGCGTCGACCTCGACCACATGGATTACCTCGGCGACACGCGCGAACAAATCGGATTCGAGAAGGCCGGTATCTACCGGGCCGGCCGGCCCGCGGTCTGCGCCGACCCCGAACCGCCTGCCAGCCTGCTTGCCCACGCCGGGAAAGTCGGCGCCGATCTGCGCCGGCTCGGCCGCGATTTCTCCGCCGCGCGTGCCGGGGAGCGCTGGACCTATCACAGCCGCGCGCTCAGTTGGCCGGATCTGCCCTTGCCGGCCATGGCCGGGCCCTGCCAGTTGCGTAACGCCGCCGGTGCGCTCGCCGTCCTCGAGGCGCTACAGGCCCGGTTGCCGACCTCGTCCGAAGCGATCCGCCGAGGCGTCGCGGAAGCGCGCGTGGCCGGGCGCTTCCAGCGCATCGGGCGCAGGCCCGAGGTGATCGTCGACGTCGCACATAACCCCGAGGCGGCGCGTGCGCTGGCGTCGACGCTGCGCGAGCAGCCGATCTCCGGGCGCACGCTCGCCGTCGTCGGAATGCTCGCCGACAAGGATGCCGGAGCGGTCGTCGCGGCGCTGGCCGACGGCGTCGACGCGTGGTGGACATGCACACCTGATTCCCCGCGGGCCCGCGACGCCAGCTCGCTGGCCGCGGTCCTGCACGCGCACGGCGTGCGTAGCGTGAATGTGCAGCCGGGCGTGAAGGCGGCGCTTGCGGCGGCGCGAAGTGCAGCCGGTGAAGATGATAGAATCCTCGTCTTCGGTTCGTTCTACACCGTCGCTGCAGTCCTCGATCATGCCGCCACCCAGCAGTAG
- a CDS encoding phosphoribosylanthranilate isomerase: MAVRVKICGITRVDDLHAACDAGADALGFVFYEKSPRHLTLDAAAALLREVPPFVQTVGLFVDANPAFVDSVLRAVPLDLLQFHGDEKPADCARHGRPWIKAIRVRADTDLLKCAADFAAASGLLLDAYVPGVPGGTGARFDWRLIPPRLPQRVILSGGLTPDNVADAVRRVRPWAVDVSSGVEAAKGIKDAQKIARFISQAKAS; the protein is encoded by the coding sequence ATGGCCGTTCGCGTAAAAATCTGCGGAATTACCCGCGTCGACGACCTGCACGCTGCGTGCGACGCCGGCGCAGATGCGCTTGGCTTCGTTTTCTACGAGAAGAGCCCGCGTCATCTGACGCTCGACGCCGCCGCCGCGCTGCTGCGGGAAGTCCCGCCATTCGTTCAGACTGTGGGCCTTTTCGTCGACGCCAACCCGGCCTTTGTCGACTCGGTGTTGCGCGCTGTGCCGCTCGATCTGCTGCAGTTTCATGGCGACGAGAAGCCCGCCGACTGCGCGCGCCACGGCCGGCCCTGGATCAAGGCCATACGCGTCAGAGCGGACACGGATTTGCTAAAATGCGCGGCTGACTTCGCGGCCGCGAGCGGGCTTCTGCTCGACGCCTACGTGCCCGGCGTGCCCGGTGGCACCGGGGCGCGCTTCGACTGGCGGCTGATTCCGCCGCGTCTGCCCCAGCGGGTTATTTTGTCCGGAGGGCTCACGCCGGATAACGTTGCCGACGCGGTCCGGCGCGTCCGTCCCTGGGCGGTCGACGTGTCCTCGGGCGTCGAGGCGGCGAAAGGCATCAAGGACGCGCAGAAGATCGCGCGATTCATCTCACAGGCGAAAGCATCATGA